A window of Dysidea avara chromosome 1, odDysAvar1.4, whole genome shotgun sequence genomic DNA:
AAATGACATGATTGAGCAAGTTGAGGCATCCTCCGTGGAAGGTACTGGCACTGACCCTTGTGATGCAACTGTTACGATTGATGATAATAGAACAGATATGTCTAAGTTGCTGGGAATTGCTTGGGATAAGATGCAAGATAAGTTCACGTTTGATTTTAAGGAACATCTTAATGCAATGAAATGCTTACCGCATACCAAATGATCAATCTTGAGGGTGACTGCAAGTCTTTTTGATCCTCTGGGAATATTGAGTCCCCTTACTATCACTCTTAAGATGTTGTTTCAAGTTTTGTGTACCAGTAAGGCCGATTGGGATGTATCCTTGCATACAGAAATGCAAGTTCGATGGGAGCAGTTGATGAAGGATCTGGTCTTGCTTTCTGAATTGAAGATTCCCCGATGTTGTTTTCTCATATGTTCTCATCCTGTTTCCATATCTCTACATGGGCTCAGTGATGCATCTGAGCATGCCTATGTGGCAGTGTTGTATCTTAGTTCCACTTACCTTGATGGTCAAGTTGAAGTTAATCTGCTGTGTTCGAAGACCAGGGTAGCGCCAACTAAGAAGCAAACTATTCCCCGTTTAGAACTACTGGGGGCACTGATTTTGGCCAGATTTGTACACAGTGTTGTACCTAGCCTACCTCAATTGAACAGTGTTCACTTGTGGGTGGACTCCATGGTAGTGCTGCATTGCATACGCAACAGAAGAGCTTGGAAACAGTACGTTCAGAATAGGGTTGAGGAGATCAAAGGATTGACGAATGGTGAAGATTGGAACTTCTGCCCAGGAGAATTGAACCCTGCTGACTTGCCCTCCAGAGGAGTGTCTGCTAAGGAAATTGTACATAATTCAATTTGGTGGCATGGATCTAACATTATTGCTGAGAAGAATGTTAGTCAACCCATGCTACCAGATGTGGATGTTTCGTGTGAGGTGGAGGCAGAATTGACCAAGTCACAGCGTATATCTACCCAAGCTTTGTTCATCATGAACAAAGAACATAAGGTGATGCGCTTAGACAACTTGATTGACTGTACTCGTTATAGTACTCTAGATACCTTGCTTCGTGTTACTGCATGCGTGCTGTTGTTTGTTGCAAGGCTGAAGCGATGCAGAAGTCTCAGAAGTGATGATGAGCCACTGATTGATACTGGAGACATCAAGAGAGCTGAGGCTGCATGGATCATATCTGTGCAACAGAGTTGCTTTAACCACGAAATATGGTACTTGTTGAATAATAAGGGTGCCTGTCCTATCTTGGTTCATCAGTTCAACCTGTTTATTGATGACAGACAGTTGATGCGATACCAAGGGAGAATAAACAATTCACCAGAGTTGTCATTTGGGAGCAAGAAACCGTCACTCTTGCCAACGAGACATCCTTTTGTTACCCTGTTGATACGGTAATTGCATGAACGCTGCAAGCACGGTGGAGTTAATGAAACGCTCACCTTGTTAAGAGAGAGATACTGGATCTTGCGAGGTCGTCAGGCAACTAAGGCTATAGTTAGAGCTTGTGTTATTTGTAGAAGACTAGAATGCAAACCATATGGATCATGCCCAGTTGCAGATTTGCCTCCCGAAAGAGTGTCAGAAGATCCACCATTTTCCCACACAGGGTTAGATTTTGCTGGTCCTCTGTACATAAACTTAAATGGCCAACCACAAAAAGTCTACATTTGTCTTTTCACATGTGCAGCCACCCGTGCTGTACATCTGGAATTGGTACGGGACCTCGGGGTTGAATCATTTTTACTATGTTTCCGGAGATTTGCTGGTAGGAGAGGTTTGCCAGCAACATTGATTTCTGACAACGCTAAGAAATTTCGATCCTCCAGCAAAGAAGTATCTAAGGTAGCCCAATCTTCTGAAGTTCAAAGATACCTGACAAACAACCATACCTCTTGGAAGTTCATTGTTGAGAAGGCTCTTTGTTGGGGAGGATTCTGGGAGCGTTTGATTCAGAGTGTAAAGCGAAGTCTCAGAAAGGTTCTTGACCGCTCCACATTGAATTTCGACCAGTTAAACATACTTTTAGTTGAAGTAGAGGGGGTTGTTAACTCTAGACCTTTGACATATGTAGAAGATGATATTAGTGGCACAAGTTATGTTCTGTCTCCATCACATCTGATATATGGTAGGAAAATCACTAGTCCTCCCAATGATTCACACTTTGAAGTGATCAGTACTAATGACACCGACGAAAAGGGCTAGGCAGCAGAAACATTTATTAAGTCAATTTACTAGACAATGGCGACGAGAATACTTGATGAGTTTGAGAGAGAATCACCAATCTGACCACAGATCAAGAGGGAGTGGAGGATCAAAAATTGCACTAGGAGGTGTTGTTGTGATCAAGGATGACCAGACCAAAATATATTTTTGGAAACTTGGTGTTGTTGAAGAACTGTTGAGTGGGTCTGATGGACATGTTCGTGCTGCTAAGGTGAGGGCTGGTTGTTCTGATCGATGTGTGCAAGTCATTTGTCGTAGCATCAAGCATCTATAACCAATAGAAGTATCTACGGGTGATTGTGTCGTCTCCAGCAGCAGCGAGGGAAACTCAGTGAATGATTTAGATGAGGTGACAGAAGCAAGTAATACTCGAAGGAGAAGAAAAGCGGCAATAGTTGCAGAGATTCGCCGAAGAATGAACACTTGAACTAGATTGTTGGATTGTATTAGAAATTAGTTGATCATTTAGGCCTTTTTATGTATATAACTGTTTGATAGCTACACTCTCAAACACGGGGAGTGTAATGGACTAGaatttttgttatgtaataattatgtttgtgCATGTGCGCATGTTTTTCTTGTGATTGATGAGAGAGTTTCTGGTACCCCAACATGAGGCAGGAGGAATGTAAGCGAGCAGCTAGAATAAGACTCTACCGACTGTAGCCGAGACAATTAATGATCAGAAGCAATATCTTCATGGCAcctttgcagtattggttaggcataaccaagcctaaaagtgTCTTAAGTTTGATCTGAAACTCTTACAGTAGGATGATACAAATTtagcggaattttctactgactgccagGCTGATACCTTCATGCAAGCATAtattgataacagctaaggctagtggcttgattttttcactgttcaatgttgctttggcccaagaggtgcctttgaAAAACTGTGGTAGATACAATACATCCTTACGTGTGTCCTACCGTATAGccggaaatttttgagggacgaAACTTTCGCAAAACTGAGTAAAATCTGATTTTCATGCTTTTTAATTCACGAAAGTCTAGAAAACCTTTGCACATTGGTAGTTAAAAGCTGTATGCAATCTCAGTGTTTCATGATTATATTTTCACGAAGCTGTCATTACTCGCAAAATTCGTGAAAGTTTTGTCATTTCCAGCTATATGGTATTTATCTTTGCCAACAGCACAagatgtcaatttgtggtagtgcTGTGTGATGGTTTCCTTGTTTGTATGCAATTAGTTTTCtgtttgtgactggattgattgtagaggtccttcttatactgttcttcatttgtaacctTGTGTAGTAGGCTGAAACAAAGCAAAATGGCCAATTCGCCATTGACCTATTCTTTCTGAAGGTGGCACTAAATCAATTAAGTTCAGCTGCACAAAACAATTTGCTTCAACTTATGCGCTTAATGAGCTATTTATTTTAGGGTGGCCTAAAATTTCACTAGTACACTGTATACAACTTAATCTACACGTAAAAAGCTATTGTGATAGCTTGTGATGTtttagtttagcatacaaagtttcaTGAAATAACAGGCCTTCATTTTCTGCCTACATAACTCTAAAGTTTCAAGCCAATTTTTGGCCAATGAACAGCCTAGCACTAAGCCACTTTGTTTCCTaccatttctcaccttgtagaacaattctacgctttcattttcactgataacaacatgaaaagtagtgaaaactcACACCTGTGGACTATATAACATTGGCTAACAACTCCATCAAGCCTGAATCGTGAAAATTCAAAGTGTACTATTGTAGAATAATGCTTACCCGATGtctataccaaattttgatggtctgtggtacataattttgaagttatttagtGAGAAAGGAAATGGTGTGGCTAGTCAGGGTATAACAGTAATCATGCGATGGCAGCTGGTGCCATTCAAATTAACCAGAGTTATGAAAAACTAGTAGTTTTAAAGCGTGAATAacattagttgtatcaacaataGCTTGGCAGTCTGACAGAGCTTGTTAAGTTCGTACACTGAGATGCTTTGCTGTGGTCTATGAAAATCTACGTTTGTTTgtgcattaccacaaacatgcaGTCCAATTAACTTTGTACAGCTGCCCTTAATCAGCTCAGTGCGACCTTAATTTAGTGTGTGCAGGGTTCACCAGCATAAtataatgttacaaataaaagtaaacaaatggGTACAAGGAAAAACtaggaatttgaaaaaaaaagtagtgaaacaagggaagttgctatatatatatatatatatctaattcaaaacagccaagctgtaaaaaaagtgtgcggccctcaaaaaggctatggtgaaaaaagatgtgaaatccaaggtggcggccaagaaatggctgtgatggtaggttaatggtaaaaattttaataacgacaattcaggtgaatttttgtgccgcttggccttggcaaataattcacctaaattgccgttattaaaatttttaccattaacctaccatcacagccatttcttggctgccaccttggatttcacatcttttttcaccatagcctttttgagggccgcacacttttttttatagcttggctgttttggattagatttcacttctttttgtatttgtataccccaaagccggccatagtccggctttgggactttataaacctatctttttttctctactacaggaagaagaaaagattaagcagatgtactttaaattttatcagtaaatgtacaaattatatatatatatataccactttcacacctcacttcaaagggaagagaaggtgtataagtggtataatagcactgctaaggaatgcagtaacgagaataggaggtagtatatacaagttatatccctcctaggagtgatataacttgtatataatacctcctattctcattaatgcattccaagcattctcagaaattatttgatttctttgatgaaactgtgtgatctcctctcctttaatatagcgacacttcacaggattgatagtgggttttagtttttgtaaagtgaaccaaggcatagatcatggacttggggaagaagatagttcattgttttacttaatgaagaaggtcacaggttactttatattaaacatgtcacattcaatagtcacgtggggaTGTTCCACAGACACTGGGTGcagcgcttaattgatttggccattagtgttaatagtattcactactttagttcattcatggctagtaaagtaagtactttagtgtagttgaatcgtctttacattGCGTTGCCGCTTTGACATCTGGTGCGATGTCACACACAGGTAGTGATtgggcgtggcgcttaattggctaggccattatagcgctgtaaacatattcactgctttagtttattcatggctagtatagtaagtactttgtagtgcacttaagcttcattatgagctgttcagctcgtatttgggcttcctgtgtttaattgcgtacccacaatcgaagcgatctgcatgctcgtgacgatacacttacgttcggcctctcagcagtgccttgtcgttgttcttacgacgttacccacaatcgaaagtcacatggtcccatataaatacactcgcaaagcattccagcagtttccatgtacacttgcaggtgattcacccaagtggaatatattagttgtaacatgggcacttgtgatttgcctgaaatatacacacttgcACTCGGGCTGTGCcctcgtgctcgtgtgtatatttcaggcaaatcactcgtgcccatgttacaactactacatatataatacatatgtgagtggttcaagtaaaatcaaagtattattgcagtattttaaaaacttattatttttaaatacaattatataatttagtCCGTGAGGAATGTCGTATCAACATAATAAATAATTTTGATAAATCTTGTGCATGGTGAAGCcataatgatgatgtcatattgatgacatcataatgctaaattttaatctgcatttttttcagatttgttcaaaagaaataaaatttggattttacttgaacatgtcacatatatttattacagaactcttcAAGGTGgtatctttgtaactgaacactctacaaagtgacttcttcttgctgctctctatctacagggtgaattgtttgtagctgaacaatctacaaggtaacttcttctagctgatctctctacagggtgatttgtttgtagctgaattctgtgcaggagatttgtttgcagctgagctctttacagaatggtttctttgcagctgaactctctacaaggtaacttcttctaactgatctttctacagggcaatttatttgtggctgaattttctacagggtgatttctttgcagctgaactctctacatggtggtttctttgtagctgaactctctacagggtaacttcttctagctgatctctctacagggtgatttgtttgtagctgaatgatctccaaggtaacttcttctagctgatctctctacagagagatttgtttgtagctgaactctctacaggtgatttgtttgcagttgaactctctacatgatggtttctttgtagctgaactctccacaaggtaacttcttctagctgatctttctacagggtgatttgtttgtagctgaactctctacaaggaaacttcttctagctgatctctctacagggtgatttgtttgtagctgaactctatacaggtgatttgtttgcagctgaactttctacatggttgtttctttgtagctgaactctctacatagtaacttcttctagttgatctctctacaggatgacttgtttctagctaaactctcgacaggatgatctgtttatagctgaattctctacgtggtagtttctttgtagctaaactctttacaaggtgacttcttctagctgatctctctatagggtgatttgtttgtagctgaactatctgcagggtgatttgaactctctacaaggtgatgttttctagttgatctctctactcagtctggatgacttgtttctagctgaactctctacagtgtgatctgttaagtttctacctgatctctctatagagttatatcttgtttgtatagctggaCTCTTTTACATGGTAGTGTTTTgagaactctctctccacggtgacttgtttgtactacagagtgacttgtttgtagctgaactctctacagagtgacttacttgtagctgaacactgcataaagtaacttcagtgtttgtagctgatctagatgaactctctactaggtagcttttttgtagctgaaccctttacacagtgatttgtttgtagctgaattctctacagagtgacttgttgtagctgaactctctacaaggtgacttgtttatagttgaattctcttcagtgtgacttataatgttctgaatctctacagcaacatatttgtagctgaattgtctataagattaactgcttgtagctgaactccctacagaataacttgcaatgccatataattctataatggagtaagtcataaaagtagctgaatgctttattagggtgactgttctattagagtatctcgatctcgcatatgctacacgtagttggctttggaatcataactcagtggtttgtaatccgattcttctgtactactgcaaggactttctatgataattattccagctacacaccgattttcagctcactgttctaagcggtttacctggtaggcgcgaaaactaatagttttttattcataaaagtcgatcgcgtaattgtgacataggttgggtttcgtgtcatatctcgatggcctttaagtggattcctttcaaaccacaaaaaggcactcctacgatagttactccatctacaaaagcaattttcagctcattccttcaagcggtttaccctgtgggcgtgacagaccttcgacctcattttacacaaataatcggtcataactccttgaatgttcatcggattcctaccaatcttggtactgagattcgccttaatgagccctttaagtgtgctaaatttcagcccgatccaagcacgcattcgtgtttaattgcggattttgcaaagtgtgcgaaaagaagaagtaaaagaagaaaaaaacgaagaaaaaaaacccaaactttggccgctcgtatctcggaaatggctggagcgattttcttcaaatttggtatgtggactcccctacccagccggcatttctgtagcaactttggttttaataggataaggaatcgcggacctacataggtgtgaaaatcgcgtttactttcttcctataaatatactcacggtgtggcgcgccggcttcttgggccgcacgacacactaccgtgtgtcttgatattaaaaattataaatttaaaaatgaagtagggtttcaagttataaaaagtagtgaaacaagagatgaacaatggtagctattacagtatacttcattgggaaatccctactttggcattgagcacaaaataattgttataccatgccaaagtagggattcaacactgagctatgctgtaatagctaccattgttcatctcttgtttcactactttttatagcttgaaaccctacttcatttttgaatttataatttttaatatactagtttgtttagtttttttgttaaagcatacagctagctataaaacatgtgactgttttattagggtgactgctatattagactaTCTCTAGTCAGTTAGCAAAAATGTGTGCTTGTCccaaaaaggggcgtggtcattgtggtttcgatcgattattagactagagtatctcgaatcagcctaccaacttgaaagTGTGTgatcacaaatacagctagcgtaaaaggggcgtggtcatcgtggtctcaatcgatagatcgacaatacgtagaataaagaatgggcatgaCCTTGTGACCTattgtggagtactggtacctccgtacagtcgggggccatacagtagcgtagtctaagtgccttaaataattttgtggtgtctattatgctgcttaaagaaagtgttgatatggaaaattaatgcctcggtatggtttcgttggatgaagaagacaagtagcctgattgaagataaaaaaaagacaaggtgcacagggcatacactcgtcggaaccccaaaaggcacatcccaccggtgagtttgttgttgtggcgtaagatggtgaccgtgcgctgcttcgtttgggctctaggcttgcgactgtggtcagtgagtaagtgagtgagtgagacgaaatttcgagcTTTGACGatctttaaaaaattctatatccggccgccagtaagtgttttcttgtttttaatgctacatttggtgttagatggactaatgttATTCcgaaaggtgattttcgtcgcgtaagaaatttctaagctggtttttaagggCGGTATTTTTGGCAGCGCtcgtcacttttgatgcaaaccctacttaaacagtactaccgtactgtttgacaCTGGTGGACATATAATCCCTAACATGGGTATAGACcagattagggattaaatgtccactgacCAGTGTATCATcgggtgtagatgacctctcttATATCaccactttttatttctttgatccctacttaaacttTTCCTTATATAAACCTTACATCATGTTGGGTTTTAGCAGatccacgatagtgggttcataatagggatctcAGGGATGCTCCCAGGTTTAGAAagtggtggctacaagagaTAGGGTTGGGTCCAGAAATGTAGTGTGGGGCTTTAACTTGTGTATGTCAGAGGTGAATCTGTAGTGGTTGTTGAGTGACAGTGGTGACTATTTTATTTGAGTGGTGGTTGGTACCGACCactgtgggcacatccctgGGATCTCCcatgtttttttgcaaaaatcttaATAGAACGCATACTTAAAAAACTGCCTTGAAAAGCACCCTTCatctcaaaacaaccctctggtgtttCTGTTGTTGTTGCAATGagtttaggtccactagtaagtatcaagtgaaaaagtAAgcatatttcagacaaaactgaaatttatCATTTTCGTTCATCATGTGGTTCATAAAATAGTGACAGCCTacattttttccaaaatcctaatataaaattcacctaaacaccaccttagaaagtaCCTCTAACCTCAAAAGAAGTCTCAGAAacttaatttggaagaagtttaggtCCACTAAGTCAAAAGGACCTGATAAAAATACTTTTTTCAAGAACCGATTTTGAGCCATTCAGTTTATCTTCTTAtattattacagtggaacctcagttatccatggtccataagtctgaaaagtctatatctctgaaactgtgtataaagaACCATTAGCAAAACATCAGTATtaatcaactaccctaatagagcagtcactaatataatagagcagtcatttctgtagttcagttaactgagaatccagataagtgggttCTGGAtgactgaggttccactgtactagtaCCACATCACATACAGCCAAGTACATTCACTAATGCGACAACGCCCAGGTGAGGCTATACACAACAAGGTTGTTAAAGTAGTATGATCAACATGTGATCCAAAAATCAAAcacaatagtgacagatataacacaatagaccattgtaactagaggcaccagtgtatagttctctcctgtatgttttgtatgcatatatactgtgtacacatcactgtgccattgccacaccaatgatgtaccagCATTTAGGTACACTGTATATAGCAATACAATATTGGAAAAATTAAAGATGGAAATTATTCAGCTACGTAGCAAGCCAGACACATAAACCCCCACTTTTCTTACATTGTAGGTATgagatgtctctgaagatgactcaatCAAGGAGTAAAGTTATGCATGACAAGGTAGGTGGTGAAGGCCAGTACAGTCATAATTATAATCCCAAACCAAGCCAATGGAGTACAGTATCAGGCCTACAGGCCACCAATACCTAAGTGCAGTttatcagtggtgtggcaatggcacagtgatgtgtagcTCAGTGCCAAAAATATCGGTCGGCCATCGGCCATTGGCCATTTTCTGAGCAAATTCCCATTTTGACTGACCATTTAGTGACTTGTTTAGTCAAACGTCTGACCAGCAGCAGAAGCAAGAGCAGAAGCCATGGTAAAGCTCTAGCTACACAGTCAATAATAACAATTTACTACTGCCAAATAATGATATGAAATAAGACGCGCACCATGGTGCCCTGTTGTTCCTGTAATGGTAAAAACGCTGTTTGTAAGAGATGTGTCTGTGTTTGGGCTGGCAGGCCTTGTACCTCATGTTTGCCAATGAAGATTCATTGTTGTGGAAACACATTGGCCAGTCGTTCGGTGAATTCGGTGGTCTCTAACGAGGTGGGCTCTATTAGGAATTCTGTGTTAGGGGATCATGGACTTGATATGACTGCAAGGAGCCCTTCTACTGATACTGTACTGCAGCATTCGGACACTGCTAGGTTTGACTCTGTTGTGAatgatgtacatgtagctagtagtgAGTGTTGTAGTGTTGGTGGCGATTTTTCTTTATCTCCGCACATCAATGAATTATTTCTTAAGGCGTATGGTGCCCCTCTAGTATCTTCTGATGGAGGTAATCAGAGCTCTATGTGGTGTGAACGTTGGTCTACTATTGTTCATCATAAGGGCTCCCTTTACTCCTTGCCCAGAGGTAGTATTGGCAAACGTTATATTGATCAGCTGACTGATGAATTAATTTATTTGTGTAATGGAGAATATCCTTCTGAACGTGTTTTGGTGTATAGTGCTGTTATGTTACAAAGGGACCGCTCTGTATACAAAGGTTGTGACATCCGAAGATTATTGGAAAAAAGACTTGCTCTTTGGCAGGGTGGTCAATTTGATGTGTTGCTCCAGGAGGCCCAATGTTGTGATGGGACTTTAAGTAAGTAATTTAAGCGCTCCTGTAATTCCTCTGAGGATCATTTAGTAAGAGTGCTTACAAAACTAATGTTACAGGGCAATGTTCGTGCTGCCATACGTTGGATTACTGAACGAACTGGAGGTGGTTTGTTGAATCCTACCCAATCTGTTGTTGATGCCTTAAAGTCAAAGCATCCTGAGCCTCAGGTTCCGCCTGATTCTGCCCTTTCCCATTGTGAAACCTTTCCATTCAGGGAGGATGTTGAGATAACTGCTGCTCATGTACAATTTGTTGCTGGTCGTCTCCAGGGAGGTGCTGGTCCTGGGGGCTGTCAGTCTGCTCATTGGAGGGATGCCCTTCTTAGACATGGTTCTGCCAGTGCATGTTTGAGGGAGGCTGTAGCTTCTTTATGTCGGCTTTTGTGTAACTCCGTGGTTCCATGGAATAATATTCGTGCATTACTAGCTAGTCGACTTATAGCACTAGACAAATGCCCAGGTATATGTCCGATTGGAGTGGGGGAGACCCTTAGGTGTGTTGTGGGTAAGGCCATATGTTTAATTACACGTTCAGATGCATCTTTGGCTTGTGGATCACAACAATTGTGTGCTGGCCTCCCTGGAGGAATTGAGGGTGCAATCCATGCGATGACTGAACTCTTTGATGTCTACCAGAATTTGACCACTGGCTGGGGGGTATTAATGATTGATGCTTCCAACGCATTTAATTCTTTGAACCGTATTGCCATGCTTCTCAATGTTCGTAATCTTTGGCCTCGTTGTGCTCATTTTGTGTTTAACACTTATCGTGGCTGGTTTGTGTTGGTTTTGCGTGGACAACAGAAGTTTCTCTTCAGTAAGGAAGGAGTTACCCAAGGTGATCCCTTATCTATGTTTATATATGCTGTGGGAATCCTTCCTTTGATTCAATCTGTGCAGTCTCCCCAGAGGTGGACTCAGGTATGGTATGCAAATGATGCCTCGGCTGGTAGTTTGTTGGAGGAGTTACGAGATTGGTTTAA
This region includes:
- the LOC136239456 gene encoding uncharacterized protein — protein: MLFQVLCTSKADWDVSLHTEMQVRWEQLMKDLVLLSELKIPRCCFLICSHPVSISLHGLSDASEHAYVAVLYLSSTYLDGQVEVNLLCSKTRVAPTKKQTIPRLELLGALILARFVHSVVPSLPQLNSVHLWVDSMVVLHCIRNRRAWKQYVQNRVEEIKGLTNGEDWNFCPGELNPADLPSRGVSAKEIVHNSIWWHGSNIIAEKNVSQPMLPDVDVSCEVEAELTKSQRISTQALFIMNKEHKVMRLDNLIDCTRYSTLDTLLRVTACVLLFVARLKRCRSLRSDDEPLIDTGDIKRAEAAWIISVQQSCFNHEIWYLLNNKGACPILVHQFNLFIDDRQLMRYQGRINNSPELSFGSKKPSLLPTRHPFVTLLIRERYWILRGRQATKAIVRACVICRRLECKPYGSCPVADLPPERVSEDPPFSHTGLDFAGPLYINLNGQPQKVYICLFTCAATRAVHLELVRDLGVESFLLCFRRFAGRRGLPATLISDNAKKFRSSSKEVSKVAQSSEVQRYLTNNHTSWKFIVEKALCWGGFWERLIQSVKRSLRKVLDRSTLNFDQLNILLVEVEGVVNSRPLTYVEDDISGTSYVLSPSHLIYGRKITSPPNDSHFEVISTNDTDEKG